DNA from Triticum aestivum cultivar Chinese Spring chromosome 7D, IWGSC CS RefSeq v2.1, whole genome shotgun sequence:
CCAGCGCAAGCAGAGCCTCCCCGATCGAGACTGAGCACCCATGTGCTGCCAGCGTTAGTTATACCAAAGTTTATATTCGATCTGGACAACTGTTCTAGGACATTGAGAGTGGTCAAAAAACTCTTTCCGTTTTTCGACCAAGGAACATGCAACAAAAATGGTCCAAACAGCCAAGTTAAAAAGTAGGAAACCCTTGGGAAACCACTGTAAAGGTTGTCCCAAGAACTCCGAAAACACAAACATCCATCTCATACTCCACATCatttggaaaaagaaaaaaaatctcgaTCTCCACACACCATCATAGTTACAGCGGCAGATCAACTCATTACTCATGCCCAGCCTGATCAGTAGGAGCCGAGCTGCGTGATCTTGCCGCCGAGCTGCCTCTGCGCGTAGGCGAagagccggccggcctcctccttgccGACGGTACCGTCGCGGTTGGCGTCCGCGGCCTGCACCCCTTCCCGCGCCTTCCAGGACGCGAACCACAGGTTGAGGCTCCGCAGCGCGCGCTGCAGCTCGTCCCGGCTGATCCGGCCGTCGTGGTCCGCGTCAAACTGCCCCAGCCAGTAGCCACGCCCAGAACTCCTCCGCCGTCACCTCCCCCTGCGGCAGCGCACGGTACCGCATGAACGCCATCGACAACCCTCCTCCCGCCGGAGCCGGGCACGAACTGCTAGCCTTGGTCGAGTAGCTGCCCTGGCTGCCGCTTCTCTCTGGGTGAGTGCGAGCGTGAGCTGATGGTGATGAGGATGTTGAGCAGCGATGCACGGTGCTATATATACGGCGGGGAGCAGAGTTGAGGAACATTTACCGCACGTTTTTCACAACTCCATGGACGCGCCTTGTCAGTGTGTTTCATGGGGTGATTTGGGGTTTAAGAAATGAGTGGGTCAGTAGTGGGGATTTGGCTAGGGAATAATCAGCGGGGTAGCTTGAAAGTTCATTCTTTAGAGAACGGTTAGGCGAGTGGCACATTGTTAATCTGGAAATGTAAGGAGCAAAGGGGTTGTATATACGATCAAATGTTGAGAATCGACATAACACTTGCCAAAAATACAGGAAGCATACTTGGACGTTGGCCACACTTTGGGGTTCCCAATCGATGGGGCCGGGCACAAACATCTAAAAAATAAGAGTTGAACACTTCGACTTGCTTGGCTAATTCCTTTTCAATCCTCAATCGGTAATGTAAAAGAAAAAGTTTCCCGTCTACGCACTTATTTTAAGAAAGTACTTGTTACAACACTTCTTTTTAGAAAGTACTTGTTACAACACTTTGTTTTTTGAGAAAGTACTTGTTACAACACTTAAAAGGTTAATTGAGCATATTTTCTTGGAGAAGGACCCGGACATAGTTTCGTCACAATTTTTTTTGTTGTTGCGAAAAATGCCCATAGAAAGAGGTTGCTTGTTTCCTAGCTAAATTATCACGTTTAAGGATGGGCGTGCCGAAATTTCAGATGAGCATTTGATTGGTTGTCATAGTTATGTGCTACCACACTACACAAAACTTGGCTTTTTGGCGAACTTATAGCTTTGAACCAACCATGCCATAAAAGTAGAAGTGTAGTTGAGCTATACTACCTTCGTCTGGTTTATTGGGCCTCCTTGAATTTTGGCTCAAACTTTCACCTTTGATTTAACTATCAAAAAATAGTATCATTGAAAACCTCTTCCGTATATGAATCCAACAATGTAAGTTTTATGGCACACAACTTATATTTTGTTGGTCAAATCTACGTTAAATTTTGACACAAAATACAACGGGGATCAATAAACCCGGATGAAGATAGTAGGTGGCACCTGGAGACCAAATTTTAAATTTAATGATTAGCAGCCTCAAATATTTTAGGCAATCCACTTATCTCTAGCCATAAGGCGGCTAATGATAGGTTATGAGAAATTCATAGATAGCTCAAGGATAGTCTTTCTCTTTTGAATTATATGCATAATAAATAGTACTCCCTATGTAAACAAATGTAAGAAGATATCAACTACTCTTTACTTTTGTAAGGTATTTAAGATAGCTGGAATTCTATTTTAGGTGTTGTCTTAAATGTCTAAAACGTCTTACAaaaatgaacggagggagtaaccaAATATTTATGACAACATGATATCAAGAGCTCGTCAAGACATCGAGTATGCACACATGATCAGTATTACTCTTGCATCGCAAGAGAAGCTAGACACAGGAGACAATTCTCTTTTTTTGTTAGATATTGAAATATTAATATCTCCATcttctgtttccattttttcttccAGCAAAACTAGGCTTGCAATACTCTTGATTGAGCGTAAACTCCACGCCAACGTTTGTGACATAGCATTAGCATGAGTCAGTTTACTCCGTCGAATATTATCAATGGTCCTCTATGAGTTAGAGACGTTGTCAATAGCTCTGATACTAAAGACTTGGATCTGAATGAAGAGTGCTCGGTTAACTAAAGATTGTCGTGGTTTCTTAATTTCAGTTTGTCGTGGTTTCTTAATTTCAGTCTGGAGTCACATTATGCAAGTATTAGAATAAAATGATAAAAATTCTTGCAAAGGATGTGTTTATTTATATTTTATACAGGAAATGCACCGACGTATTTTTCAACACTCAACAGGCAAAATATAAGCAAAATAATCAACAGAGCTTGGAGAAAATTACATCATCTCTAACAACTCTGCAAATCTCCACAGAGTTCACAGTGCTGAAAATACAAAGTAGGAAACCCTTGGGAAACCACTTCAAAGGTTACCCCAAGAACTCCGAAAACATGAACATCCATCTCATACTCCACATCAttcgaaaaaagaaaaagaaaaaatctcaTACTCCCCACAGCCGCGTGTCCGAAGCTGATATGAGTACGTCCCACCATCACAGTCACATCAGCAAATCATCTCGTGCGCAGCCTGATCAGTAGGAGCCGAGCTGCGTGATCTTGCCGCCGAGCTGCCTCTGCGCGTAGGCGAagagccggccggcctcctccttgccGACGGTGCCGTCGCGGTTGGCGTCCGCGGCCTGCACCCCTTCCCGCGCCTTCCACGACGCGAACCACAGGTTGAGGCTCCGCAGCGCGCGCTGCAGCTCGTCCCGGCTGATCCGGCCGTCGTGGTCCGCGTCGAACTGCCCCAGCCACGCCCAGAACTCCTCCGCCGTCACCTCCCCCTGCGGCAGCGCACGGTACCGCATGAACGCCATCGATCCTCCTCCCGCCGGAGCCGGGCACGACGTGCTAGCCTTGGTCGATTAGCTGCCCTGGCCTACTGCTTGTCTCTGGACTCTGGGCGAGTGTGAGACTGTGAGCGTGAGCTGATGGCGATGAGGATGTTGAGCAGCGATGCAGGGTGCTATATATACGGCGGGGAGCAGAGTTGAGGCGCATTTACCGCACGTTTTTCACAACTCCATGGACGCGCCTT
Protein-coding regions in this window:
- the LOC123170091 gene encoding uncharacterized protein; its protein translation is MAFMRYRALPQGEVTAEEFWAWLGQFDADHDGRISRDELQRALRSLNLWFASWKAREGVQAADANRDGTVGKEEAGRLFAYAQRQLGGKITQLGSY